From a region of the Prosthecobacter debontii genome:
- a CDS encoding HesB/IscA family protein: MSAPASPALAAPNYKIGNEKLIKVLPNAARKLTSLLTKQGRAEHGALRIAVVGGGCSGLQYKMDLVDGPANRDIMVLSSDVRVVIDPKSALFVSGSELDFSDDIQQGGFKVTNPNAIVTCSCGESFAA; this comes from the coding sequence ATGTCCGCGCCAGCCTCACCCGCCCTAGCCGCCCCGAATTACAAGATCGGTAACGAAAAGTTGATCAAGGTACTTCCGAATGCGGCCCGCAAACTCACCAGCCTGCTGACCAAGCAAGGCCGGGCTGAGCATGGGGCATTACGGATCGCTGTCGTGGGGGGGGGCTGCTCAGGACTTCAGTATAAGATGGATCTCGTCGATGGCCCTGCTAACCGAGACATCATGGTCTTGTCTTCGGATGTCCGTGTGGTGATCGATCCCAAAAGTGCGCTATTTGTCAGTGGTTCCGAATTGGATTTCAGCGATGACATCCAGCAAGGAGGATTCAAGGTCACCAACCCTAACGCCATCGTGACGTGTTCCTGCGGTGAGAGCTTCGCGGCCTAA
- a CDS encoding Hsp33 family molecular chaperone HslO, with protein sequence MSQMLSPDLSVTEIRCYFVRKRNCLLVRGRFGPLYMDYYLHLMQHGIKHPEKLDEMLKDGLAGIALHLASRPHDENCAWTINIHDPLLNIFVTGNTHPGRVTGRLFTEDVRDTGHSLFIAQTTRTHMQPRQSMIEFQGRDVLSAVEQFYTQSEQRPTRLFRLPDEDFVQISAEPDADVEWLNSLTDTDIPKLDESEHLTLLETRNYVFDCGCTAERMFPMLSRLSDEDIDYVFEDGEATITCPRCAAVFRTPRSDFDEWKSRLDS encoded by the coding sequence ATGAGCCAGATGCTCAGTCCAGATCTCTCTGTCACCGAAATCCGCTGCTACTTCGTGCGGAAACGTAACTGCCTGCTCGTGCGTGGCCGTTTCGGCCCCCTCTACATGGATTATTACCTGCATCTGATGCAGCACGGCATCAAGCACCCAGAGAAACTGGATGAAATGCTGAAGGATGGTCTCGCAGGGATTGCCCTCCACCTCGCCTCACGTCCCCACGATGAGAACTGTGCCTGGACCATCAATATTCATGATCCCCTGCTGAACATCTTCGTGACAGGGAACACTCACCCAGGCCGAGTCACAGGCAGACTGTTCACGGAGGATGTTCGGGACACCGGGCATTCCCTCTTCATCGCCCAGACCACCCGAACGCACATGCAGCCGCGGCAAAGCATGATCGAATTCCAGGGGAGGGACGTCTTGTCGGCCGTCGAGCAATTCTACACCCAGAGCGAGCAGCGCCCCACACGTCTTTTCAGACTGCCCGACGAGGATTTTGTGCAAATCTCCGCCGAACCCGACGCCGATGTCGAATGGCTCAACAGTCTGACCGATACAGATATCCCCAAGCTGGATGAGTCTGAACATTTAACCTTGCTCGAAACCCGTAACTACGTCTTCGACTGCGGATGCACGGCTGAACGCATGTTCCCCATGTTGTCTCGGCTGTCGGACGAAGACATCGATTATGTATTCGAAGATGGAGAAGCCACCATCACCTGCCCACGCTGTGCGGCGGTCTTTAGGACACCTCGCTCGGACTTTGATGAATGGAAAAGTCGCCTCGATAGCTAA